In Candidatus Sulfurimonas marisnigri, a single genomic region encodes these proteins:
- a CDS encoding peptidase U32 family protein: MKKVELLSPAGTLEKLKIAFDFGADAVYGGVSHFSLRIRSGKEFSMEEFAEGIAYAHARGKKVYVTINGFPFNSQLNLLKKHILAMAKLNPDAFIVATPGVLKLAHELAPDMPLHLSTQANVMNVLDAKVYYDMGATRIITAREISLKDLKEIKKELPDLELEVFVHGSMCFAYSGRCLISTLQSGRVPNRGSCANDCRFPYEMYAANPETGTLFKLEEDDGIGTYIMNAKDLNLASHMKEILDSGVVDSVKVEGRTKTAYYAAVTAKAYRMAIDDYYGDRVNNDKYQYELQSLQNRGYTDAYLVSRPFEKHDTQSLDFSMQLGTHQVSGIVNEEGTHFLCKYKTLPNDELEIVAPLNSHVEIVNNEIGTIYERDGRTYLKLKQLLAENKKVWDEVHSGNLNPITLPTKLPPYTFLRIPSNEDMGTQPKK, from the coding sequence ATGAAAAAAGTAGAACTTCTATCTCCCGCAGGGACACTTGAAAAATTAAAAATTGCGTTCGACTTTGGTGCAGACGCTGTATATGGTGGAGTTAGCCACTTCTCTCTTCGAATTCGCTCCGGTAAAGAGTTTAGTATGGAAGAATTTGCAGAAGGTATAGCTTACGCTCATGCAAGGGGCAAAAAAGTATATGTAACTATAAATGGCTTCCCTTTTAACTCTCAGCTTAATTTACTGAAAAAACATATCTTAGCTATGGCAAAACTTAACCCTGATGCTTTTATTGTTGCAACTCCTGGAGTCTTAAAACTTGCTCACGAGTTAGCACCAGACATGCCTCTTCACCTTTCAACACAAGCTAACGTAATGAATGTTCTCGATGCAAAAGTCTACTATGATATGGGAGCGACTCGCATAATAACAGCTCGTGAAATATCATTAAAAGATTTAAAAGAGATAAAAAAAGAGCTTCCAGATTTAGAGCTGGAGGTATTTGTTCATGGCTCCATGTGCTTTGCATATAGTGGCAGATGCCTTATTTCAACTCTTCAGAGTGGTAGAGTTCCAAACCGTGGAAGCTGCGCTAATGATTGTAGATTTCCTTATGAGATGTATGCAGCAAATCCAGAAACGGGAACTCTTTTTAAGCTAGAAGAGGATGATGGAATTGGTACATATATTATGAATGCAAAAGATTTAAATCTTGCATCTCATATGAAAGAGATACTAGATAGCGGTGTTGTTGATTCTGTTAAGGTTGAAGGTCGCACAAAAACAGCATATTATGCAGCGGTTACAGCAAAAGCTTACAGAATGGCTATAGATGATTATTACGGGGATAGAGTGAATAATGATAAATATCAATATGAACTTCAATCTCTTCAAAATCGTGGATATACAGATGCTTATTTGGTGTCGCGTCCATTCGAAAAACATGATACACAAAGTTTGGATTTTAGCATGCAGCTTGGTACGCACCAGGTAAGCGGAATCGTTAATGAAGAGGGGACTCATTTTTTATGTAAGTACAAGACTCTTCCAAATGATGAACTTGAAATAGTAGCTCCGCTAAACTCACATGTAGAAATTGTAAATAATGAAATAGGTACTATATATGAGAGAGATGGACGAACCTATTTAAAGTTAAAACAGCTACTTGCTGAAAATAAAAAAGTGTGGGATGAAGTCCATAGCGGAAATTTAAATCCCATAACTTTGCCTACAAAACTTCCACCATATACTTTTTTAAGAATTCCGTCAAACGAGGACATGGGAACTCAGCCAAAGAAGTGA
- a CDS encoding chemotaxis protein, whose product MTQEELDALMNGDIDDLDTLEEAAGPDKAEENEEEDDSSVKKESEQIDDRPAGYSEDTAHHWPLPATEENKMVHQLDDVTKESEEKASEIFDIIEGISNELMEKEENVNNVIEVLNSNIELFTTLSEKFPDVEAFKTQLEKNKSALNDTNEAVEALQNSGDSIMSVMDIMQYQDIHRQKIERVINVMRALSRYMSTLFEGKIEDEKRVSSAQHIVGDTHTDLASVDEIEALLEQFGNK is encoded by the coding sequence ATGACACAAGAAGAGTTGGACGCTTTGATGAACGGGGACATTGACGATTTAGACACTTTAGAAGAGGCTGCTGGTCCTGATAAAGCGGAAGAAAATGAAGAAGAAGATGATTCATCCGTAAAAAAAGAATCTGAACAAATTGATGATAGACCAGCAGGCTACAGTGAAGATACTGCACATCATTGGCCTTTGCCAGCAACCGAAGAGAATAAGATGGTGCATCAGCTGGATGATGTTACAAAAGAGAGCGAAGAAAAAGCCAGCGAAATTTTTGATATTATTGAAGGTATCAGTAACGAGTTAATGGAAAAAGAGGAAAATGTAAATAATGTTATAGAAGTCTTAAATAGTAATATTGAACTTTTTACGACACTTAGTGAAAAATTTCCGGATGTTGAAGCTTTTAAAACACAGTTAGAGAAAAATAAATCTGCATTAAATGATACTAATGAAGCTGTAGAAGCACTTCAAAATAGTGGTGATTCTATTATGAGTGTTATGGATATTATGCAATATCAAGATATACATCGCCAAAAAATTGAGCGTGTTATAAATGTAATGAGAGCACTATCAAGATATATGAGCACTCTTTTTGAGGGTAAAATTGAGGATGAAAAAAGAGTATCATCTGCCCAACACATTGTTGGTGATACACACACTGATTTAGCTTCAGTTGATGAAATTGAGGCACTTTTGGAGCAGTTTGGAAATAAATGA
- a CDS encoding histidinol-phosphatase HisJ family protein yields the protein MIVDLHNHTKLCNHAEGEIFEYIEKAIECNIKYFGFSDHAPMNFDPKYRMSFEQMKTYEADVLKAKEKYKNKIEILLGYEVDYLAGHMDKRILNADVDYLIGSVHFIDEWGFDNPEFIGNYENQNIDEIWQKYFNAVRDMAKSGLFDIVGHLDLIKVFKFMPNKNIVSLAKEALQAIKEADMSIEINVAGFRKPVAEAYPSLSLLKEAYKLDIPITFASDAHHPEQVGLFSNEVIDIAKSVGYTKCALYRGRQREFIEF from the coding sequence ATGATAGTTGATTTACACAACCACACAAAACTTTGTAATCATGCAGAGGGTGAAATTTTTGAATATATTGAAAAAGCAATAGAGTGCAATATTAAATATTTTGGTTTTTCTGATCATGCCCCAATGAATTTTGATCCGAAATATCGGATGAGTTTCGAGCAAATGAAAACATATGAAGCTGATGTATTAAAAGCAAAAGAAAAGTATAAAAACAAAATAGAGATACTACTCGGCTACGAGGTTGATTACCTTGCAGGACATATGGACAAAAGAATTTTAAATGCAGATGTCGATTATCTTATCGGTTCTGTCCATTTTATTGATGAGTGGGGATTTGACAACCCTGAATTTATAGGTAATTATGAAAATCAAAATATAGATGAAATTTGGCAAAAATATTTTAATGCGGTAAGAGATATGGCAAAAAGTGGACTATTTGATATTGTAGGACATTTAGACCTGATAAAAGTATTTAAATTTATGCCAAATAAAAATATTGTATCCCTAGCAAAAGAGGCACTACAAGCTATAAAAGAAGCAGACATGAGTATAGAAATAAATGTAGCAGGATTTAGAAAACCTGTTGCAGAAGCTTATCCGTCACTATCTCTTTTAAAAGAAGCTTACAAACTTGATATCCCAATTACATTTGCTTCTGATGCTCACCATCCAGAGCAAGTTGGGCTATTTAGTAACGAGGTTATAGATATTGCAAAAAGTGTCGGCTACACAAAATGTGCACTTTATAGAGGCAGACAGAGAGAGTTTATTGAATTCTAA
- the trxA gene encoding thioredoxin, which yields MGKYIELTGSDFEATLSEGVSLVDFWAPWCGPCRMIAPVIEELAEDFDGKAKICKVNTDEEQDIAVKFGIRSIPTIMFFKNGEMVDQVVGAQSKAALAEKINALLA from the coding sequence ATGGGTAAATACATAGAATTAACTGGTTCAGATTTTGAAGCAACTTTGAGTGAAGGTGTATCTTTGGTAGACTTCTGGGCACCTTGGTGTGGACCTTGTCGTATGATAGCTCCAGTAATAGAAGAATTAGCTGAAGACTTTGATGGGAAGGCTAAAATCTGCAAAGTAAATACTGATGAAGAGCAAGATATTGCTGTTAAATTTGGTATTCGTTCTATTCCAACTATTATGTTTTTCAAAAATGGTGAGATGGTGGATCAAGTTGTTGGTGCACAATCTAAAGCTGCTTTAGCTGAAAAAATAAACGCTCTATTAGCGTAA
- the trxB gene encoding thioredoxin-disulfide reductase, which yields MLDCAIIGGGPAGLTAGLYTTRGGLENVTMFEKGMPGGQITSSSEIENYPGVTGEITGMDLMMPWPEQCQKFGLKHEMVEVKRISKDGDIFKILKEDGSITEAHSVIVGTGSSPRRAGFTGEDELFGKGVSTCATCDGFFYKGKEVAVIGGGDTALEEALYLAKICTKVYLIHRRDTFRSAPNTVARIKRTENIELVLNSVPDEVYGDAMGVTGLRVKNNNGELRDIKVPGVFTFVGNDVNNQTLIQEDGSFLCDMNKSGQVIVDISMKTSVPGLFATGDMRISAPKQVVSAAGDGAVAALQAISYIDEKLND from the coding sequence ATATTAGATTGTGCAATTATTGGTGGTGGGCCTGCTGGACTTACTGCAGGTTTATACACAACCCGCGGTGGTTTAGAAAATGTAACAATGTTTGAAAAAGGAATGCCTGGAGGTCAAATCACCTCAAGTAGTGAAATAGAAAATTATCCTGGAGTTACTGGTGAAATTACAGGTATGGATTTGATGATGCCATGGCCTGAGCAGTGTCAAAAATTTGGGCTTAAACATGAAATGGTAGAAGTCAAACGTATTTCAAAAGATGGCGATATCTTTAAAATTCTTAAAGAAGATGGAAGCATAACTGAAGCGCACAGTGTTATTGTTGGTACTGGATCATCTCCTCGTCGTGCAGGTTTTACTGGAGAAGATGAACTTTTTGGAAAAGGTGTAAGCACATGTGCCACATGTGATGGTTTTTTCTATAAAGGAAAAGAAGTCGCTGTTATTGGTGGTGGGGATACAGCCTTAGAAGAAGCGCTTTATCTTGCCAAAATATGTACTAAAGTATATTTAATTCACAGGAGAGATACTTTCCGTTCAGCTCCAAATACAGTTGCTAGAATAAAAAGAACGGAAAATATTGAGCTAGTTTTAAACTCCGTTCCAGATGAAGTATATGGTGATGCTATGGGTGTTACTGGCCTTCGAGTGAAAAACAACAATGGAGAGCTTAGGGATATTAAAGTTCCAGGTGTTTTCACTTTCGTAGGAAATGATGTAAATAATCAAACTCTTATTCAAGAAGATGGTAGTTTTCTTTGTGATATGAATAAATCTGGTCAAGTGATAGTAGATATAAGTATGAAAACTTCTGTGCCTGGGCTTTTCGCAACCGGAGATATGCGTATTTCAGCACCTAAACAAGTTGTAAGCGCAGCTGGAGACGGTGCAGTCGCAGCTCTTCAAGCTATCTCATATATTGATGAGAAATTAAACGATTAA
- the dapB gene encoding 4-hydroxy-tetrahydrodipicolinate reductase encodes MIKVGVFGANGRVGKLIIDDLKLTSDISLSSVYVRNSLNFTIDPSILVTTDIQSFLNGCDIVIDFSLPDACEILLEECLKIPKPLVIGTTGLNTHQLNLLKQASEKMPVLYATNMSLGVALLNKLVYQASAALDGFNIEIVEMHHKHKKDAPSGTALTLGESAARGRGLDLDKVRVSGRDGNIGERSEDEIAVMAIRGGDIVGRHTVGFYNDGEFIELNHTATSRNTFSKGAIRAATWLADKEAGLYSISDCLEV; translated from the coding sequence ATGATAAAAGTTGGTGTTTTTGGTGCAAATGGTAGAGTTGGAAAGCTAATAATAGATGATTTAAAACTTACTAGTGATATCAGCCTTAGCTCTGTATACGTTCGTAATAGTCTAAACTTCACTATCGATCCTTCTATTTTAGTAACCACAGATATTCAATCATTTTTAAATGGATGTGATATTGTTATAGATTTTTCTCTTCCTGATGCCTGTGAAATACTACTTGAAGAGTGCCTAAAGATACCAAAACCATTAGTAATTGGTACTACTGGCCTAAATACTCATCAATTAAATCTTCTAAAACAAGCTAGTGAAAAAATGCCTGTTTTATATGCTACCAATATGTCTTTAGGCGTAGCACTTTTAAACAAGCTTGTATATCAAGCGTCTGCTGCTCTTGATGGTTTCAATATAGAAATAGTTGAGATGCATCATAAGCATAAAAAAGATGCTCCAAGTGGAACAGCACTTACCTTAGGTGAGTCTGCGGCTCGTGGTCGCGGTCTTGATTTAGATAAAGTTCGAGTAAGTGGACGAGATGGAAATATTGGTGAGAGAAGTGAAGACGAGATAGCTGTTATGGCTATCCGTGGTGGGGATATTGTTGGTCGTCATACAGTTGGGTTTTACAATGATGGCGAATTCATAGAACTAAACCACACTGCAACTTCAAGGAATACATTTTCTAAGGGTGCAATTAGAGCTGCTACATGGTTAGCAGATAAAGAAGCTGGTCTTTACTCAATTTCCGATTGTTTAGAGGTATAG
- the purF gene encoding amidophosphoribosyltransferase, giving the protein MREDINEKCAVVGIFGHKEASKLAYFSLHALQHRGQEAAGISSSDGEKLHTIKKRGLVMRIFDEAKLKTLSGSSAIGHTRYSTAGDDSILDAQPVFARYDLGEMAIVHNGNLTNAEDVRNKLIEKGAIFQTFMDTENLIHLIAKSEKKKLLDRIVDAVGRIEGAFSLVFLSRTKMFAMRDRFGFRPLSLGKLPNGGYIVASETCAFDLVSAEFVRDVEPGELLIFEEGKEIKSIKVFEPTPKHCIFEYVYFARPDSKVFGQSVYQTRKNMGKELAHIKPVEADIVIPVPDGGVPSAIGYAQESGIPYEMGIMRNHYIGRTFIEPTQEMRDLKVKMKLSPMTDIIKGKKVVVVDDSIVRGTTSKRIVRMLKEAGATEVHMRVSSPPTTDPCYYGVDTPNKDKLIAANMTIDEICTFIEADSLAYLDGPALLRSVNTKEDNYCTACFTGEYIV; this is encoded by the coding sequence GTGCGAGAAGATATTAATGAGAAATGTGCAGTTGTTGGGATTTTTGGTCATAAAGAGGCTTCTAAGTTAGCTTATTTTTCACTGCATGCACTTCAGCATCGTGGTCAAGAAGCAGCTGGTATAAGCTCTTCTGATGGAGAAAAACTTCATACTATCAAAAAACGTGGTTTAGTTATGCGTATTTTTGATGAGGCTAAACTAAAAACTCTTAGTGGCTCTAGTGCAATAGGTCATACCCGCTATTCAACTGCAGGAGATGATTCTATTCTTGATGCACAGCCAGTCTTTGCAAGATATGATCTTGGTGAGATGGCAATTGTTCACAATGGAAATCTAACCAATGCAGAAGATGTCCGCAATAAGCTTATTGAAAAAGGTGCTATTTTTCAAACATTTATGGACACAGAAAATCTTATTCATCTAATAGCTAAAAGTGAAAAAAAGAAACTACTTGATAGAATTGTAGATGCAGTTGGAAGAATAGAGGGTGCTTTTTCACTTGTATTTTTGAGTAGAACAAAAATGTTTGCAATGCGAGACCGCTTTGGATTTCGCCCCTTAAGCCTAGGGAAACTACCAAATGGTGGCTATATTGTAGCAAGCGAAACTTGTGCTTTTGACCTTGTGAGTGCTGAATTTGTTAGAGATGTAGAGCCAGGTGAACTTCTTATATTTGAAGAAGGTAAAGAAATAAAAAGTATTAAAGTTTTTGAGCCAACTCCTAAACACTGTATTTTTGAGTATGTATATTTTGCTAGACCTGATTCAAAAGTTTTTGGTCAATCAGTCTACCAAACTAGAAAAAATATGGGAAAAGAACTTGCACATATAAAACCAGTTGAAGCTGACATAGTCATACCAGTTCCAGATGGTGGAGTCCCTTCTGCCATTGGCTACGCTCAAGAGAGTGGAATACCATACGAAATGGGCATTATGAGAAATCATTACATTGGCCGTACATTTATTGAACCCACTCAAGAGATGCGTGACTTAAAAGTAAAAATGAAACTCTCACCTATGACCGATATAATTAAAGGTAAAAAGGTAGTTGTTGTCGATGACTCAATAGTACGTGGAACAACATCAAAAAGAATCGTAAGGATGCTAAAAGAAGCAGGTGCTACAGAGGTTCATATGAGAGTATCATCTCCTCCTACAACTGACCCTTGTTACTATGGAGTTGATACACCCAATAAAGACAAGCTCATTGCAGCTAATATGACAATAGATGAAATATGTACGTTTATAGAAGCTGACTCTTTAGCTTATTTAGATGGGCCGGCTCTTTTAAGAAGTGTAAACACTAAAGAGGACAACTACTGTACTGCTTGCTTTACTGGCGAGTACATAGTTTAA
- a CDS encoding TIGR01212 family radical SAM protein (This family includes YhcC from E. coli K-12, an uncharacterized radical SAM protein.), with translation MNQIYTFGNYLKSKFNSKVYKVGINISGFTCPNIDGTVAKGGCTFCENDSFSASSGETKELKGFHLNLTSKENPNLQKQLEQLEYQFNAISKRQASEYGAEKFLVYFQSFTNTYAPFETLKALYDKALSFENVVGLSIGTRSDSITEETLEYLAELNKYKEIWIEFGIQSVYDETLEKINRGHSSDNVKEWILKSKQKGLNVCGHLIFGLPDETKEMMLETSKAAYAWGIDSVKYHPLYVVKKTSLANDFIKGKFNPISEDDYLDVLIKSIKMKPDNVSVQRVTAGINDSSLLSPDWCRDKNIQIKNINRALKPLNLKY, from the coding sequence ATGAATCAAATATATACATTTGGCAACTATTTAAAATCTAAGTTTAATAGCAAAGTCTACAAAGTAGGTATCAATATTTCTGGCTTTACCTGTCCAAATATAGATGGGACTGTTGCAAAAGGTGGCTGTACTTTTTGTGAAAACGACTCCTTTAGTGCAAGTAGTGGTGAGACTAAAGAGCTAAAAGGTTTTCATCTGAACCTAACTTCAAAAGAGAATCCAAACCTCCAAAAACAGCTTGAGCAACTGGAATATCAGTTTAACGCTATCAGCAAAAGACAAGCAAGCGAATATGGAGCTGAAAAATTTCTCGTATACTTTCAATCTTTTACAAATACATATGCCCCTTTTGAAACACTAAAGGCCCTCTACGACAAAGCCCTCTCATTTGAGAATGTAGTAGGACTGAGTATTGGTACTCGCTCTGACAGCATTACAGAAGAAACACTAGAATATCTTGCCGAGCTCAATAAATATAAAGAGATATGGATTGAGTTTGGAATTCAATCTGTATATGACGAAACCTTAGAGAAGATAAATCGTGGTCATAGTAGCGATAATGTTAAAGAGTGGATTTTAAAATCAAAGCAAAAAGGTTTAAATGTATGTGGTCATCTTATCTTTGGATTGCCAGATGAAACAAAAGAGATGATGTTAGAGACTTCAAAAGCTGCTTATGCTTGGGGGATAGATTCTGTTAAATATCATCCACTGTATGTAGTAAAAAAAACTTCCTTAGCAAATGATTTCATAAAGGGTAAATTTAACCCAATTAGTGAAGACGATTATCTTGATGTTTTAATTAAATCTATTAAAATGAAACCTGACAATGTATCTGTTCAGAGAGTAACAGCTGGAATTAACGATAGCTCACTACTTTCACCAGATTGGTGCAGAGACAAAAACATTCAAATAAAGAATATAAATAGAGCGCTTAAGCCATTAAATCTTAAATATTAA
- a CDS encoding DUF2393 family protein codes for MITLFNYWHFIILALIFLIFVSGVFAAFKQDKPKLRTPMIISVSLISLLLAGFSIVTVDKYTKIVNLYKLDNKRMLSSEKIMYSGIVKNDGNHEVGEVVFEIKLVNKGHVTGNVKAGSFFSPSGFFDFFSGGSGKLYKPQQVKEEFIVARNLKPGEAKDFRVYLNYPPYFRSTSQFSKIYAH; via the coding sequence ATGATTACACTATTTAACTACTGGCATTTTATTATTTTGGCTTTGATTTTTTTGATATTTGTCAGTGGTGTGTTTGCTGCATTTAAGCAGGATAAACCAAAGTTAAGAACGCCAATGATTATATCTGTATCTCTTATCTCACTACTCTTAGCTGGCTTTTCTATTGTGACAGTTGATAAATATACAAAAATAGTAAATTTATATAAGTTAGATAATAAAAGAATGTTGAGTAGTGAAAAAATTATGTATAGCGGGATAGTTAAAAATGATGGCAATCATGAAGTTGGCGAAGTTGTTTTTGAAATAAAATTAGTCAATAAAGGTCATGTAACAGGAAATGTAAAGGCAGGATCATTCTTCAGCCCTAGTGGATTTTTTGATTTTTTCTCTGGAGGATCTGGTAAACTGTATAAGCCACAGCAGGTTAAAGAAGAGTTTATAGTTGCTAGAAATCTGAAGCCAGGCGAAGCTAAAGACTTTAGAGTATATTTAAATTACCCGCCATATTTTAGAAGCACTTCGCAGTTTTCAAAAATATATGCTCATTAA
- a CDS encoding DUF2393 family protein has translation MNSILTTFIDELIIYDYILFGSIFALFILFFIVGLILRKKPVKAIVFISSAFLILLFGSTLGYSKMHEYLFSNTTSIVSQKRLTYTQAVVVYATVKNNSNVDFKNCKISASAYKVTNNAVKDYMFKFKPLKKMSILEYDILKGEDREFKIILEPFTYSNDYNISVEASCR, from the coding sequence ATGAATAGTATATTAACTACTTTTATAGATGAGCTAATCATATATGATTATATTCTATTTGGTAGTATTTTTGCACTTTTTATACTCTTTTTCATAGTAGGTTTAATTTTAAGAAAAAAACCTGTTAAAGCGATTGTTTTTATTTCTTCAGCATTTTTGATACTTCTTTTTGGCTCAACATTGGGCTACTCCAAAATGCACGAATATTTGTTTAGCAATACCACATCAATAGTTAGTCAAAAGAGATTAACTTATACTCAGGCTGTTGTTGTTTATGCAACAGTGAAAAACAACTCAAATGTTGACTTTAAAAACTGTAAAATAAGTGCTAGCGCGTATAAAGTTACTAATAATGCAGTTAAGGATTACATGTTTAAATTTAAGCCATTGAAAAAAATGTCGATTTTAGAGTATGATATTTTAAAAGGTGAAGATAGAGAGTTTAAAATCATATTGGAGCCTTTCACTTATTCTAATGATTATAATATTTCAGTGGAGGCAAGTTGCAGATGA
- the hisIE gene encoding bifunctional phosphoribosyl-AMP cyclohydrolase/phosphoribosyl-ATP diphosphatase HisIE, which translates to MQEIVNRVDWQKSDLLPVIVQDIENNEVLMMAYMNKEALELSLSTKIAHYFSRSKQRIWKKGESSGHIQKIHSFNIDCDSDTLLVKVTQEGVACHTGRRSCFFTELESGEVNSEVQVSSETLYGVIDTLYHTIQERKSADPESSWTAKLLTKGENTILKKVVEEAGEFSFAYKDDDESEMIYEAADLTYHMLVALAAKNISPDRIKQELARRFKMSGISEKNSRNK; encoded by the coding sequence ATGCAAGAGATTGTAAATAGAGTTGACTGGCAAAAGAGTGATCTTCTGCCAGTAATAGTTCAAGATATAGAAAATAACGAAGTTCTAATGATGGCTTACATGAATAAAGAGGCCTTAGAACTCTCCCTCTCAACAAAAATAGCACACTACTTCTCTCGCTCAAAACAGCGCATTTGGAAAAAAGGCGAAAGTAGCGGGCATATTCAAAAAATACACTCTTTTAATATTGACTGCGACAGTGACACTCTTCTTGTAAAAGTAACCCAAGAGGGGGTGGCTTGTCATACTGGTCGCCGTTCTTGCTTTTTTACTGAACTAGAATCCGGTGAAGTGAACTCTGAAGTTCAAGTAAGCAGTGAAACACTTTATGGGGTAATAGACACCCTTTATCATACAATCCAAGAGCGTAAAAGTGCCGATCCAGAATCTTCTTGGACTGCAAAACTTTTAACTAAAGGCGAAAATACAATTTTGAAAAAGGTTGTAGAGGAGGCTGGGGAATTTAGCTTTGCATATAAAGATGATGATGAGAGTGAGATGATATATGAAGCTGCAGATTTAACTTACCATATGTTAGTAGCACTTGCTGCTAAAAATATATCTCCAGATAGAATAAAACAAGAGCTAGCTAGAAGATTTAAGATGAGTGGTATATCTGAAAAGAATTCGAGAAATAAATAA
- a CDS encoding prohibitin family protein has product MASDMNDYFNKKKSEEGGFKKPNSGNSGGGGGGPQMPKLDFNMGAKSGIIYFIIAAVILLVLAKPFTIIQEGERGILSTNGKYQDQALLPGLHFIVPVIQKVYVVDTKVRIINYASQIEASGGNAAGINVKPAITVLDKRGLPVSIELTVQYRLNSQFAAQTISNWGFSWEDKIINPVVRDVVRNVVGKYDAESLPQLRNQIAQEIDKAVRDSVTGLKNSPADLQSVQLREIGLPSKVKEQIERVQVAKQEVQKAEQDVQRAKQEAFKRAAEAEGMAQKARIEAQGIADAVTIEADAKAKANILISKSLTTQLLQLEQMKVQGQFNDALRENKDAKIFLTPGGSTPNIWVDMKNAKQRTTAQ; this is encoded by the coding sequence ATGGCATCAGATATGAATGACTACTTTAACAAAAAAAAGAGCGAAGAAGGCGGTTTTAAGAAACCTAATAGTGGAAATAGTGGAGGCGGTGGCGGTGGTCCTCAAATGCCAAAGCTTGATTTTAACATGGGCGCTAAATCAGGAATAATCTATTTTATAATTGCGGCAGTTATTTTACTTGTTTTAGCAAAACCTTTTACAATTATTCAAGAGGGTGAGCGCGGAATTCTAAGTACAAATGGTAAGTATCAAGACCAAGCACTTCTGCCAGGTCTTCACTTTATTGTTCCCGTGATTCAAAAAGTTTACGTAGTGGACACAAAAGTTCGTATTATTAATTATGCTTCACAAATAGAGGCAAGTGGTGGAAATGCGGCTGGTATCAACGTTAAACCTGCGATTACTGTTCTTGATAAACGTGGTCTTCCTGTTTCAATTGAACTTACTGTTCAGTATAGACTTAACTCTCAGTTTGCAGCTCAAACAATCTCTAACTGGGGATTTAGCTGGGAAGATAAAATTATTAATCCAGTTGTTCGTGATGTTGTTCGTAACGTTGTTGGTAAGTATGATGCAGAATCACTTCCACAACTTAGAAATCAAATAGCTCAAGAGATTGATAAGGCTGTTAGAGACAGCGTAACAGGTCTTAAAAATTCACCCGCAGACCTTCAGTCTGTGCAACTTCGTGAAATAGGACTACCTAGCAAAGTAAAAGAGCAGATTGAGCGTGTTCAAGTTGCAAAACAAGAGGTTCAAAAAGCAGAACAGGATGTTCAACGTGCAAAGCAAGAAGCTTTTAAACGTGCAGCAGAAGCAGAAGGTATGGCTCAAAAAGCTAGAATTGAAGCACAAGGTATTGCGGATGCTGTTACAATTGAAGCAGATGCAAAAGCCAAAGCAAATATTCTTATCTCGAAATCATTAACAACTCAACTGCTTCAATTAGAGCAAATGAAAGTTCAAGGCCAGTTCAATGATGCTCTTAGAGAAAACAAAGACGCTAAGATTTTCTTAACACCCGGCGGTTCAACTCCAAATATTTGGGTTGATATGAAAAATGCTAAACAGAGAACTACGGCTCAGTAG